The nucleotide sequence gaagaaaccatGAATTCTAAAGAAGTGTTGATCCAGTTCATAGAGAACAgtgacttcaagaagttcatgAAGGTTCAGGGCAGCTTGATCCGGATTTTTGCCAACAGCGAGGAGTATCCTCATATCATGAAGTCAATATTGGTGACAGCCACAAAGCGATATTCCGAGTTTTTGGTCAGGAACGTCAATGATTTGGGTAAGCTCATTCAGGGTGCCAAAGAGATCACAGACCGAGAACAGATGAAGCATCGCGGTAACGTTAGTGTCATAGTGGAAGAGAACGAGCCTGCTGACGTTGAAAAGAGCGATATTGAAGTTAATAATGCAGAAAGTGAGCAATCGGGTGATGAAGCCAAGGAGACCAACAACGACGATAAGGAAGGCTCGAGCATGGAAGTCGACTCCGCTGATGGTACGAAAACTACGGGAGAAGACGAGgtagaagatgaagacgaggaTAATAATGccgaagacgaagaagacgaagaagacgaggaggaggaggaagaagacgaggaggaggaagagaCTCCAAAACTCCGTTCATCCCGAAGACTTTCCAGACGGTCTTTCAAGGAGGAGAAACCAAGTCCTAAGAAAAAGCCAGAGGAAGACGAGgaggatgaggatgaggatgatGGTGAAGGAGCCCCAGTGGCAGAAATTGAGCcggaggaagaggaagacaacgaagaagaagagaaaggagatgaagaagaagcgGCAGAGGAGAacgttgaagaagaggaagacgttgaggaagaagaggaagaagaagaaaatgaagagaaagaaagtgaggcagaagaagatgaggaagacCAGAAAAATAACCCcgtggatgaagatgaagacgacAAAAAGGCCTTGGATTCTCCACGTAGAAGCTCTCGAAAACGGTCTATGTCCCCTGCTGTTGGCAGTAACAAGAGATTCCAAACAATTGCTATCAacctcatcaacaatatccAATCTCATAGGTTCTCTTCAttatttttgcagccggtTTCCAAGAGAGAAGTTCCTGATTACTACGAAATTATACACGAGCCCAAGGACCTAAAGAGCATTATGAAAGCAGTTAAGGGCAAGTCTGACGAAAGCTATAACCTGTTACAGCAACTAGAAAGAGACGTTATGCTTATGTTTGCCAACTGCATCATGTTTAACCACTCGGATAAagacttggtcaacttggcaAGAACAATGAGAGATGATGCTGTAAATACTTTtaaattgttcaaagaagctgaaatGTAATTAGTTAGTGTAATATAGATGATTTGATGCTGTAATCGGACGCGAATTTTTTCGAAATATCATTCTACTACAATGGAGGAAGACTATGATAAACAAATACAGGTGTTAACCAAAACAAGAGGATTGTTGCAGATGATAAACGAATCGACCACAAAGATTTacaatgatttgaaaaGGGTCCAAGAAAACCATCGGCAAATAAAGGAATCAACTGAAACTTCCAAAAAGCTCATCGATCAATTGTGAGATTCGAATGATATATTAATTACTCTATAACGGGAAGTTTTGCCGTAAACTTTGGGAAGTATGTATTGTATCCTGGCGATACTTCAAAGACATTTTTGCCTCCTTTCAATTCCAAAATGTATGAGAAACATG is from Yamadazyma tenuis chromosome 6, complete sequence and encodes:
- a CDS encoding uncharacterized protein (COG:B,K; EggNog:ENOG503Q3JQ), coding for MNETECMKMGLSQILVASTVNKMLRRYDSLNVRVDVTTFLSQLRACTATYRDMFGRPIPEETMNSKEVLIQFIENSDFKKFMKVQGSLIRIFANSEEYPHIMKSILVTATKRYSEFLVRNVNDLGKLIQGAKEITDREQMKHRGNVSVIVEENEPADVEKSDIEVNNAESEQSGDEAKETNNDDKEGSSMEVDSADGTKTTGEDEVEDEDEDNNAEDEEDEEDEEEEEEDEEEEETPKLRSSRRLSRRSFKEEKPSPKKKPEEDEEDEDEDDGEGAPVAEIEPEEEEDNEEEEKGDEEEAAEENVEEEEDVEEEEEEEENEEKESEAEEDEEDQKNNPVDEDEDDKKALDSPRRSSRKRSMSPAVGSNKRFQTIAINLINNIQSHRFSSLFLQPVSKREVPDYYEIIHEPKDLKSIMKAVKGKSDESYNSLQQLERDVMLMFANCIMFNHSDKDLVNLARTMRDDAVNTFKLFKEAEM